A window of Maioricimonas rarisocia genomic DNA:
AGACCCACCAGGCTTCGGAGAGCGGTCATGGGGCACCTTGGGATTCAGAGGGAGTGTCAGCGGAACGATCCGATCGGACCGGACGGGCCATGTCTGATACGCTACGGCCTGCGGAGGGCCGCTTCAACCACACGAAGCTCCGCAGAGCTGCATCGCGGCCCGACTACTGCTTCCCTTCGCTCCGGTTCGACCACCACGGCAGGCTGATACCGCCGTCCATCAGCACCGTGCTGCCGGTCATGTAGTCGCAGTCACCGGAGAGCATGAAGCGGACCAGCCGGCCGATTTCTTCCGGCTTCCCCAGTCGTCCCCAGGGAATCGACCGGGCTCCTTCTTCGAGCTGTTCGTCGCTGAAGAACTTCCGCTCGCCGGGCGTATCGATCCAGCCAGGATGCACGACGTTGACCCGAATGCGGTGCTCTGCAAGTTCGATCGCCGCTGTACGAGCCATGTGATCGATTGCCGCTTTGGCCATGTTGTACGCCATGGCGGTCGGGATCGGGATCTTTGCGTGCGGCGAACTCATCACGACGATCGATCCGCCCGACTTCTGGGCGATCATCGCCTTGGCGGCCGCCCTCACGCCGTAAAATGCTCCCCACATCGAGACGTCGATCGTCTTGCGGAAGCCTTCGAGGTCGGCATCGACCATCAGTTCCCGGTCGCTGTAGACAGCATTGGAGACGAAACCGTCGATCTGGCCGAATTCGTCGGCCGTCGCCCGGATCAGGTCTTCGACAGCAGCCTGCTCACCGACGTCGGCCTGCAGCAGCAGAGCCTTCGGTCCCAGGGCGCGGACTTCGTCGGCAATCTGCTCGGCCGCTTCCTGATCGGACCGGTAGTTGATGGCAACATTGGCACCGCCGCGTGCCAGTTCCAGCGCACAGCCCCGGCCGATTCCCTTGGACGCTCCGGTCACCAGGATGTTGCGGCCTTCCAGATTCATTGAGTGGCTCCTGAGTTCGCCTGCCTGCTGTGACTTTGCCCGCTGCCGATGAGTCGCCAGAATAGCAGCGTGCGAGAAATGCCACAAATCAGCGTCCCGCCTTCTCCGAGTCTCCTCGAGCCGGAATCACCAGCATGCTCCAACCTGTCTCACTCTCCGGCCCGGCTGTGATCCTGTGCGTTCTCGTGACCGGTGGACTCGCCGGTGCGGACGACGAGTGGCCCCGATCAGTCGATACCCGCCTGCAGGTCACGTTGTTTGCCGAGGACCCCTCCATCCGCACGCCGACCGGCATCGACGTCGATCCGCAGGGACGCGTCTGGGCTCTCGAGAGCAACACACACTTCCGCCCGGACGACTATGACGGTCCCGAGACAGATCGCCTGCTCGTCTTTGAGGATCCGGATGGAAACGGCCGTGCCGACGGCGTCACGACGTTCGCCACGGACTTCACCTACGCCATGAGCGTCGCGGTCCGACCGCCATGGATTGATCCGGTCGAACTTCCCGGTCATGACGACCCCGGTCGGCAGCAGGTCTTTCTGGCAACGCGGGCCGAGATCCTGCTGCTGGAAGATCTCGACGGCGACGACGGCTGCGACCGGCGGACTCGGCTGGTTCATCTCGAAACCGACGGCAACTATCCACACAACGGCCTTGCGGGCTTTGCGTTCGATGCGCTCGGCTGGATGTACTTTGGCTTCGGCGAGAATCTCGGAGCGGACTACGCGATCATTGGCCGTGACGGAACGCGGCTGACCGGCGGCGGCGAGGGGGGCAACATGTACCGCATCCGCCCCGACGGCACCGGTCTGACGCATCTGGCAACCGGCTTCTGGAATCCACACGCCTCCTGCGTCGACGCGTTCGGACGTCTGTTCACCGTCGACAACGATCCCGACAGCCGTCCCCCCTGCCGGCTGATGCACGTGATCCCCGGCGGCGACTTCGGCTATCGGTTCCGCAACGGCCGCAAGGGGCTGCATCCCTTTACCGCGTGGAACGGCGAGATCCCCGGCACTCTGCCGATGGTGGCCGGCACGGGGGAGGCTCCCTCCGGAATCCTCGCCTACGAGCACGATGCCTTTCCTGCCGAGTATCGCGGCGATCTGCTCGCCACAAGCTGGGGAGACCACCGCATCGACCGGTTCCGTCTGCAACCGAAGGGAGCATCCTT
This region includes:
- a CDS encoding SDR family NAD(P)-dependent oxidoreductase: MNLEGRNILVTGASKGIGRGCALELARGGANVAINYRSDQEAAEQIADEVRALGPKALLLQADVGEQAAVEDLIRATADEFGQIDGFVSNAVYSDRELMVDADLEGFRKTIDVSMWGAFYGVRAAAKAMIAQKSGGSIVVMSSPHAKIPIPTAMAYNMAKAAIDHMARTAAIELAEHRIRVNVVHPGWIDTPGERKFFSDEQLEEGARSIPWGRLGKPEEIGRLVRFMLSGDCDYMTGSTVLMDGGISLPWWSNRSEGKQ